The uncultured Paludibaculum sp. sequence GCCACCCTGCGCGGAGAGGCCGCGCAGCACGTCCGCAAGGTGCTCCGGGCCGAGCGCGGCCAGCGCTATGAGATCTCCGATTTCGACAACATCTGGCTGGCGGAGATAGCCGACTTCGGCAAGGATACTGTCCAATTCGACCTGCTGTCTCCCATCGAACCCGTCACCCCGCCGGCGTCCCTGCATCTCTTCCCCGCCCTCATCAAGTTCGATCACTTCGAGTGGATCCTCGAAAAAGCCACCGAGCTCGGCGTCGAACGCATCACGCCTATTTACGCCCTCCGCACGGACAAAGGTCTCGATCAGGCGGCGCCCAAGCGCATGGAGCGCTGGCGCAAAATTCTGTACGAATCCGGCCAGCAGGCCCGCCGCCTGAAACTCCCGGAACTCGACCCTCCGTGCCGCCTCGAACAGGCGCTACCGCGAGTTCTGGATCACAGGTATTGGTTGGAAGAGCAGCGGAGCGCCGGACCTATTCTCAAATCGCTGCCGGCCCAGCGCGCGCAAACCGACACAATTGGCCTCTTGTGTGGACCCGAAGGCGGCTGGGACGATCGGGAGCGCGCCGCGGCCTCAGCCGCCGGATGGACGAGTGTCTCTTTGGGCCGGCAGATCCTACGGGCCGAAACCGCGGCCGTAGCCGGCCTCTCCATCATCATGGCTGCCTGGGATATCGGCACGTAAGCCACTCCAGAGGGGCTCGGGCGAAAAGCGAAAAGGAAGGACCCGCAAATGACCATCAGGATTCTCCCCCTCGTACTTCTCGGAGCCGCGGTCGGGCACGGTGCCCCCAAATCGGCTTCGCCCACCTTCACGAAGGATGTCCTCCCCATCCTCCGCAAGAACTGCCAGGAGTGCCACCGCCCGGGCGAGATCGGCCCCATGCCTCTGCTCACCTATGAGCAAACACGCCCTTGGGCGGCAGCCATCAAGACTTCCGTCGCACAGCGCAAGATGCCGCCCTGGTTCGCCGATCCCCACTACGGCAAGTTCTCGAACGATCGATCGCTGGGCCAGCGCGACATCGACACCATAGTGGCGTGGGTCAACAGCGGAGCCCCCAAGGGCAACCCCAACGACGCACCACCCGCCATCACCTTCACAGAAGGTTGGGGCATCCCGCAGCCGGACGTCGTCTTCCAGTTGCCGCAGCCCTATGAGATCCCCGCTAAAGGCACCATCGAGTACCTACATTGGGTCGTGCCGACGAACTTCACAACCGACAGATGGGTGCAGTTCGCCGAAGCCCGCCCCACTGACCGTTCGCACGTTCACCACATCATTGCCTTCGTGCGCGAGCCCGGCTCCAACTGGCTCAAGGACGCCAGGCCCGGCATTCCTTTCATCCCCGAAAAGCCCAAGGATGCAAACGCCAACGTCAGCGACCTGCCCAGCGACTTCCTGGTTGGCTACGCGCCCGGACAGCCGCCGGAGCGTTTTGAACCCGGCCGCGCCAAGCTCGTCAAGGCCGGCTCCGACATCATTCTGCAGGTGCACTACACCACCGACGGCCATCCGAGCAGCGACCGCAGCCGTGTCGGCCTCGTCTTCGCCAAGCAGCCACCGGCCCATCGCGCCATGACGTTCTCGGCGACCAACGGGAAGTTCAAAATCCCTCCAGGCGCCGCCAACTATCGCGTCGATGCGGAATTCACCGTCGGTACCGATGTGGTTCTGCACGGCCTGCACCCTCATATGCATGCGCGTGGCAAGGACTTCCTCTATCGCGTGCAGTACCCCGACGGCCGCACCGAGACGCTGCTCAATGTACCCAACTACAGCTTCGCCTGGCAGCTCTGGTACAACCTGGCGCAGCCCATTCCGCTGCCGAAAGGCACGAAGATTCTCTGCACCGCCCATTTCGACAACTCGGTGAACAACCGCTTCAATCCCGACCCGGCCAAGGAGGTCACCTGGGGCGACCAAAGTTGGGACGAAATGATGGTCGGCTTCTTCAACTTCGTCTTCCCCGCGAACACGCCGGTGGAGACAATCAGCCCACAGGCAGACCCGCCCAAACAGATCGTGAAGCGTCTCTTATTCCTCGGCGAAGAGAAGGGCTATCGTCATGACGCCATCTCGCACGCAATGGCCACCGTCGACCGGCTGGGGCGCGAAACCGGCCTTTGGGAGACTTACATTCGCACCGACACGGAACCGTTGACGAAGAAGAAGCTGGAGTACAACGCCAAGAACTTGAATGATTTCGACGCTGTGATGTTCTACACCGGCGGCACGCTGGAGATGGACACGCAGCAGAAGGCCGACTTGCTGTCCTTCGTCCATGATGACGGCAAAGGCTTCATCGGAGTACACAGCGCCGCTATCACATTTGTGAACTGGCCGGAATACGTCGACATGGTAGGCGGTACGTACGACGAACATCCCTGGAACACCTTCGACGCGCCCATCGTCGTGGAGGATTCCAGGTTCCCCGGCATGAGCAAATGGCCGAGTGCGTTTCAACTCACGGACGAGATCTATCAGATGCGGAGCTTCTCCCGAGCCAACACCCGGGTCCTGATGCGCCTCAACTCCTCCAAGCTCGACCTGGCAAACAAGCGGGTGAAGCGCGCCGACCGTGACTTCGCCGTCAGTTGGGCCAGGACCTATGGCAAAGGCCGCGTCTTCTATTCGACACTGGGCCACGTCACCGCCAATTGGGATCGCCCCGACATGCAGGAGATGTTCGTCGGAGCCATCAAGTGGGCGCTGGGCCTGGTCGACGCCGACGCCACACCGCGGGCTCTGCCCGAGGGACAAACCAGATGATCACTCGACGTCAGTTCACGCAAGGGCTGCTGGCCCAGGCCGTTGGCCCTCATCTCAACATCGGCATCGGTGCATACACCTATCACAGCCTCTCCGTGGAAGCGATGATCGAGCAACTGCAGGCACTCGACATCAAGGAGATCGAGATGTCGCGCGGCGAGTTCATGAACTTCAACAAGCCGCCCCGCGCAAAGTTCGAAGACTTCCGCCGCCGCATCGATGCAGCCGGCATCCGCTGCGTCTCCTACTATGCCCCCACCATCAAGGAGAGGAACGATCTGGATGGCGCGATAGTCTTCGCCAAGATCCTGGGTTGCACGAACATCACAGGGGACCCGACCGGAGGGATTCTGAAGTACGTCGATGAACGTATGACGGCCGAAGGCCTGTCGTTCGGTGTCCACAATCACTATTTCAAGAACCGCAAGTTCGATTACGAGAGCCCGGAAGACATCCTGGGCGCGCTGAAAGGCCTGTCGAAAACCGTAGGCTGCACCTTGGACCTCGGCCACATCGTATCGTGCGGCTACGACACCCTGGATGCGGTAAGAAAGCTAGGCCCCCGTCTGAAGCTGGTCCACCTGAAAGACATCCAGGCGGCTGGAGGCGAAGTCAACGTCCCGCTAGGAACCGGTCTCTGCAAAATACCTGAGGTGATGCAGGAACTCCGGAGCCAGGGCTTCAGAGGCCTGGTAGCCTTCGAGTACGAAAAGGAAGGCAACATCAACGAAGACGTTCGACGCCAGATCGCCTATGCCCGTCAGCATGCGTGACTACGCTACGTCATTACCCAAGCTGACGGCTCTCCCCTTCACTGCGGACACCATAGTCCAGGAAGTGGGAGCCCCCATTCATGCAAAGTACGAAGGAGGTGTCCATGCGCGTCGATCGGCGTCTTTCGGCGATTCTTCTCACCATAACTGGGGCAACGATCGGTCTGCTCTGCTGGCCCAGCTACCAATCCACAATGCGGCTGGCGCTTCTGCCGCCTGACGGCGGCTTCAACAAGCAGATTCAGCACGCGATCCAAACCGTGCAGACGCGTCACTATCTCCTCGCAATCATCACTTCGGAGTCCCTGTACGTCGAAGAACTTGCCAGTCAGCCTATGGAGGACATCATGGACACGATGCGTTCAGCGCTCGAGTTCCAGGTCACAAGCCGGAGCCACGCATCGGGCAAGGTAAGAATTTTCTTTCACTACAAGGACGTCGAGGCCGCTCACCGCGTCGAACTGCGCATGCTGGCCGATCTCGCTCGGGGGCCCATGCAGGTTGAAGGGTTCAACGCCAAGTTACCAGGTGCCGAGGAGCACCTGGAACTGAACGCCGGCCGCCTCGCGCAACTGCTCGACGCGTCATCGAACAACTGGCGCGACCGTGTCCGCGCGGAGCAGGGTCCGCTGTTCGGCGAACTGCAACTCCGCTGCATTTCTTCGGAGTCCGGAGAGGGAGGCCGTGTTCTGAGAAATCTGCACTCTGCCGTGAGTGTGGCCCAAGCCTCAAAGATTGACCTGTTGGAGCAGATTGCCGAGACCAGGACCGCGAGCCTGCCGGCGGTGAGTCTGGGTGGGTTCCTGGGTTTGGTATTGGGATGGCTGGCGCGCCGGTTTGCACCGCAAAATGACGGCAAATTGACGGTGAGGTGCAGTGTAGAACTAGTTGACTGAGTCAACTACATTGCTTGCTTCGGTCAAGTATCTCGCGTAGGGGGGAGGGCGGCGCCAGTTGGGCGGAGAGGCCGGAAGGGTGGGCAGCAAACGCGAAAAGCCCCGGGGTTGAATCCGGGGCTTTCGTTTTAATTCGGGCAACGTCCTACTCTCCCACGCACTTGCGCACGCAGTACCATCGGGGCTGAGAGGCTTAACTTCCGTGTTCGGGATGGGAACGGGTGGGTCCCTCTCGCTATGGTCACCCAAAACTCGTTTGAGCTTGGTTCTTCATTGAATATTGACGGGGTCCACTATGTTGCCATAAGAGCGGGAGCTCTGTGCAAAGAGTAAATTTTATGGTCAAGCCGAACGGGCTATTAGTACCGGTAAGCTAAACACATTGCTGTGCTTACACACCCGGCCTATCAACGTGATCGTCTATCACGGCCCTTCTTAGCTTTCGCTTGGGAGATCTCATCTTGAGGAAGGTTTCGCGCTTATATGCATTCAGCGCTTATCCTGACCGAAGTTCGCTACCCAGCCGTGCCACTGGCGTGACAACTGGAACACAAGAGCTTCGTCCACCCCGGTCCTCTCGTACTAAGGGCAGGCCCTCTCAAATCTCCTACGCCCACCACAGATAGGGACCGAACTGTCTCGCGACGTTCTGAACCCAGCTCACGTACCGCTTTAATAGGCGAACAGCCTAACCCTTGGGAGCTTCTACACCCCCAGGATGCGATGAGCCGACATCGAGGTGCCAAACCGGAGCGTCGATGTGAACTCTTGACTCCGATCAGCCTGTTATCCCCGGCGTACCTTTTATCCGTTGAGCGATGACCCTTCCATACAGAATCACCGGATCACTATGTCCTGGTTTCCCACCTGCTTGACTTGTTGGTCTCGCAGTTAACCTGGTTTATGCCATTGCACTCAAAGGAGGATTTCCAAACCTCCTGAACCAAGCTTCGAGCGCCTCCGTTACAATTTAGGAGGCGACCGCCCCAGTCAAACTACCCGCCTACCAATGTCCCTGCTCCAGATGATGGAGCTAGGTTAGAATCACAGAACGATCAGGGTGGTATCTCAATGGTGGCTCCTTCGAACCCAAGAGTCCGAATTCAAAGCCTCCCACCTATGCTGCGCAGACCGACCCATAATTCATTGATAGGGTGCAGTAAAGGTGCACGGGGTCTTTCCGTCTAGTGGCGGGCATCCGGCGTCTTCACCGGAACCACAAGTTCGCCGGGCAGGTTGTCACGACAGTCGCAGGATCGTTACGCCATTCGTGCAGGTCGGAACTTACCCGACAAGGAATTTCGCTACCTTAGGACCGTTATAGTTACGGCCGCCGTTCACCGGGGCTTCAATTCGAAGCTTCGCCTTGCGGCTAACCTCTCCTTTTAACCTTCCGGCACCGGGCAGGCGTCAGCCCCTATACGTCGTTTTTATGACTTTGCAGAGACCTGTGTTTTTGTTAAACAGTCGCCCTGCGCTATTCTCTGCGGCCCACGTCTTAGGTGGGCACCCCTTCTCCCGAAGTTACGGGGTCAATGTGCCTAGTTCCTTAACAACCTATCACCCGAGCGCCTTAGAATACTCATCTCGACCACCTGTGTCGGTTTGTGGTACGGACTCCCTTGGCTCTTAGCGGCTTTTCCTGGCAGACGAACCGGCGGATTTGCCTCTCCGGTCCTCGTATCCCCCACAGCAGGAAACCATTGCCCACTGCAAGCTCTACGCTGCGTCCCCGCATCGATATCTCCTTAGGAGGTCACGGAATATTAACCGTGTGTCCATCGGCTACGCCTTTCGGCCTCACCTTAGGCTCCGACTAACCCTGAGCGGATTAACCTTTCTCAGGAAACCTTAGTCTTACGGCGACCAGGGTTCTCACCTGGTTTATCGCTACTTATGCTGGCAGAGTCACTTCCTTCCGCTCCAGTGGTCCTTCCGGTCCACCTTCACTGCTGAAAGGAACGCTCTCCTACCGCCACTATCGCTAGTGACCCGCAACTTCGGTAGTATGCTTGAGCCCCGTTGGATTGTCGGTACCGGGCGGCTCGACCAGTGAGCTATTACGCTTTCTTTAAAGGATGGCTGCTTCTAAGCCAACCTCCTGGCTGTCATAGCCTCCCGACTTCCTTTCCCACTTAGCATACATTTGGGGACCTTAGTTGGCGGTCTGGGCTCTTTCCCTTTTGACAACGAAGCTTAGCCCCCGCTGTCTGACTCCTGCGCATTCGTGCCCGGCATTCGAAGTTTGGTTGGATTCGGTAACCTGGGAAGGCCCCTAGTCCATTCAGATCTCTACCACCAGGACGGTCCACGCAAGGCTAGCCCTAAAGCTATTTCGGAGAGAACGAGCTATCACGGAATTTGATTAGCCTTTCACCCCTACCCTCAATTCATCCGAGCTGTTTTCAACCAACACCGGTTCAGGCCTCCATCAGCTGTTACACTGACTTCACCTTGATCAAGGGTAGATCATCCCGCTTCGCGTCTTTTCCCAGCGACTAAAACGCCCAGTTAGGACTCGCTTTCGCTACGGCTCGCTTTCGCTTAACCTTGCCACTGAAAAAAACTAGCCAGCTCATTATTCAATAGGCACGAGGTCAGGCATACCTTGCGGCATAGCCCTCCCACTGCTTGTAAGCATGCGGTTTCAGTTACTATTTCACTCCCCTCGCAGGGGTGCTTTTCACCTTTCCCTCACGGTACTAGTTCACTATCGGTCACAATCGAGTATTTAGCCTTACCGGATGGTCCCGGTAGATTCCAGCAGGGTTTCTCGTGTCCCGCTGTACTCAGGAGCCACTTGAAGAGGATTGCATTTTCACCTACAGGGCTATCACCTTGTATCGCCGGCCTTTCCAGACCGTTCGGTTAACACTTTCCTATCTCCGTTTGCTACTCTCTCAATCTCCAGTAGCATCCTTTCGAACACTCTAGCTATCGAGAGAGTAATTGTGGTCCTACAACCCCGAGCTCTCCTTTCGAATCGCTCGGTTTGGGCTGTTCCGAATTCGCTCGCCACTACTATCGGAATCTCTGTTGATTTCTCTTCCTCCGGGTACTGAGATGGTTCACTTCCCCGGGTTCGCTTCGTACGCCTATGTATTCAGCGTACGATACCTGGTGTTCACACCAAGTGGGTTTCCCCATTCGGAAATCTCCGGATCACAGACTGCTTGCGTCTCCCCGAAGCATATCGCTGCTAGCTACGTCCTTCTTCGCCTGATTGTGCCAAGGCATCCACACGCATGCCCTTAGTAGCTTGACCATAAAATTTACACCGTACACAGAACTCATCAAGATCCCAGGGTTTGACTTCCCCCGGATTCTTACGCGCTCTTTGCCACCACATAGGTTTTCGTGATGGCACGGCAACTTTGCGGATTTACCCGTCAATATTCAATTTTCAAAGAACCTGATCTAATCTCTCAGATCGTCCTGATAAGCTCAGGAGGCAATCCTCCCCGTACAGTCTTCGATGATGGCTGTGCGACTTCGACTTTGTCTTCGTCGCACTCCGTCAGACTTCGTCTTTTCAGACTCAGTCAGACTCCGGAGAACACTGGCTTCTGCTCTTATTTCGGATGGTGGGCCTGGGTAGATTCGAACTACCGACCTCATCCTTATCAGGGATGCGCTCTAACCAACTGAGCTACAGGCCCAGGAGATACTGGTGGAGCTGATCGGGATCGAACCGACGACCTCCTGAATGCAAATCAGGCGCTCTCCCAGCTGAGCTACAGCCCCCTGTTTCGGAATGAGGAGGCTGAGTACATATGCACTCAGCCTCAACCCCTTCACAGGTTATCGAGGCCGATTGAACGCGAGCACCGGGAGTCCAGCTCACCAGTGACTAGTTATTCCATTTCTTGACCTAAGTGGAGACCTGGAACAGGTGGGCTGCTTCAAACCGTCCACCTTGCAATCTTTCGACTGCCAGGCTTCCAGCTCTTCTGCCGTACCTTTGGACCGGGTTTGGATGTCCCCATACACAGGGACCCCGATCTATTTCTCTCTTAGAAAGGAGGTGATCCAGCCGCAGGTTCTCCTACGGCTACCTTGTTACGACTTCACCCCAATCATGAGTCACACCTTGGGCCGCTGCCTCCCTTGCGGGTTAGCATACGGACTTCTAGTACAACCCACTTTCGTGATGTGACGGGCGGTGTGTACAAGGCCCGGGAACGTATTCACGCCGGCATGCTGATCCGGCATTACTAGCGATTCCAGCTTCACGCAGGCGAGTTGCAGCCTGCGATCCGAACTGAGACCGGTTTTTTCCGATTTGCTCCCCCTCACGGGTTAGCGTCGTATTGTACCGGCCATTGTAGCACGTGTGTAGCCCTGGACATAAAGGCCATGCTGACTTGACGTCATCCCCACCTTCCTCCAACTTATCGCTGGCGGTCCCCTGATAGTTCCCAACTAAATGATGGCAAAACAGGGCAAGGGTTGCGCTCGTTGCGGGACTTAACCCAACATCTCACGACACGAGCTGACGACAGCCATGCAGCACCTCGACTGAACCCCCTTGCGGAGTAACCATGTTTCCACAGTCGTTGATCAGCCGTTCGAGCCCAGGTAAGGTTCTTCGCGTTGCGTCGAATTAAACCACATGCTCCACCGCTTGTGCGGGCCCCCGTCAATTCCTTTGAGTTTCAGCCTTGCGACCGTACTCCCCAGGCGGCAAACTTAACGCGTTAGCTACGGCACGCACCCAATGAAGGGCGCACACCAAGTTTGCATCGTTTAGGGCGTGGACTACCAGGGTATCTAATCCTGTTTGCTCCCCACGCTTTCGTGCCTCAGTGTCAGTCATGGTCCAGGACGCCGTCTACACCGCAGGTGTTCCTCCTGATATCTACGCATTTCACCGCTACACCAGGAATTCCACGTCCCTCTCCCACACTCTAGTCAACCAGTTTTCGGCGCACCCTCCCAGTTAAGCCGGGAGATTTCACACCAAACTTAGCCAACCACCTACGCACTCTTTACGCCCAGTAATTCCGAACAACGCTTGCTGCCTACGTATTACCGCGGCTGCTGGCACGTAGTTAGCCGCAGCTTCTTCTCCGGGTACCGTCATTATCGTCCCCGTCGAAAGAACTTTACACCCCGAAGGGCTTCATCGTTCACGCGGCGTCGCTGCATCAGGGTTTCCCCCATTGTGCAAGATTCCCCACTGCTGCCTCCCGTAGGAGTCTGGCCCGTGTTTCAGTGCCAGTGTGGCCGTGTGCCCTCTCAGGCCGGCTACCGATCGTCGCCTTGGTGAGCCATTACCTCACCAACTAGCTAATCGGCCGCGGGCTTCTCTTCCTGCGCCTTACGGCTTTCTCCTCTCGGACGTATGCGGTATTAGCCCTAGTTTCCCAGGGTTATTCCCCACAAGAAGGTAAATTACCCACGTGTTACTCACCAGTGCGCCACTTTACTCAGGATTGCTCCCTTTCTCGTTCGACTTGCATGTGTTAAGCGCGCCGCCAGCGTTGATTCTGAGCCGGGATCAAACTCTCGTGTATTTACAGTTGAGTTTTTTGTCCCAGTTTGACTCAAGTCTGAAACGGAATTAACTTCGCGTTCAACCAGATTTTCAATGATCTGAGCAGCCCCAACCGATCCACCGAAGTGAAAGAGTCAGCAACTACTGGCCTCGAACTCGTTTTGGCGCGCACTTGACTACCCCTGGATCTCCTTACTGCACAATCCAGGTCTCGCAAGTTTCAGCCAAGAACTTTTGGAAACTTGAGAACTGCTTCGGACTCTCCGACCAGCTCAGCGTCCCGCTTTCGCGTCTCGCTTAGTGCTGTTTTCGTCGGCGCCCATCAGTCAGACTACCAAGCTTTTAAGAACTACGCAAGCTCTTTTTTCCGCTTGTTTCGCCCGCCTGACGTTGTCCGTCGCGGCTACAGGTTCAGAGTAACATTCCCCCTACCCCTCCGCAACCGGATATATCGTTAAGATGGTTTAATGATGCCGGCCTTGGCACGCAACTTGCTGCCAACTCGCTACTTACTCGACCTTGGCCACCGTGGCAGTTGCAAGAAAGGAGCTTCCGACAGACAAAGTCCAAGAGGCTCGCCCATCGTCCGCCAGCGTCTGTATCGTGCGGATTTAAAGGAGGTTGGATCGCTCCCTCGCACTCGGAGCCGACCGCGGATGGACTAATTGCTTTACCGGCGGAGCTCCATCCCTACCTGTTTTGTTTCTAGGTCCGTACTACGGGAAATCGTCACT is a genomic window containing:
- a CDS encoding RsmE family RNA methyltransferase, yielding MFYVQEVRGTQATLRGEAAQHVRKVLRAERGQRYEISDFDNIWLAEIADFGKDTVQFDLLSPIEPVTPPASLHLFPALIKFDHFEWILEKATELGVERITPIYALRTDKGLDQAAPKRMERWRKILYESGQQARRLKLPELDPPCRLEQALPRVLDHRYWLEEQRSAGPILKSLPAQRAQTDTIGLLCGPEGGWDDRERAAASAAGWTSVSLGRQILRAETAAVAGLSIIMAAWDIGT
- a CDS encoding ThuA domain-containing protein, whose product is MTIRILPLVLLGAAVGHGAPKSASPTFTKDVLPILRKNCQECHRPGEIGPMPLLTYEQTRPWAAAIKTSVAQRKMPPWFADPHYGKFSNDRSLGQRDIDTIVAWVNSGAPKGNPNDAPPAITFTEGWGIPQPDVVFQLPQPYEIPAKGTIEYLHWVVPTNFTTDRWVQFAEARPTDRSHVHHIIAFVREPGSNWLKDARPGIPFIPEKPKDANANVSDLPSDFLVGYAPGQPPERFEPGRAKLVKAGSDIILQVHYTTDGHPSSDRSRVGLVFAKQPPAHRAMTFSATNGKFKIPPGAANYRVDAEFTVGTDVVLHGLHPHMHARGKDFLYRVQYPDGRTETLLNVPNYSFAWQLWYNLAQPIPLPKGTKILCTAHFDNSVNNRFNPDPAKEVTWGDQSWDEMMVGFFNFVFPANTPVETISPQADPPKQIVKRLLFLGEEKGYRHDAISHAMATVDRLGRETGLWETYIRTDTEPLTKKKLEYNAKNLNDFDAVMFYTGGTLEMDTQQKADLLSFVHDDGKGFIGVHSAAITFVNWPEYVDMVGGTYDEHPWNTFDAPIVVEDSRFPGMSKWPSAFQLTDEIYQMRSFSRANTRVLMRLNSSKLDLANKRVKRADRDFAVSWARTYGKGRVFYSTLGHVTANWDRPDMQEMFVGAIKWALGLVDADATPRALPEGQTR
- a CDS encoding TIM barrel protein gives rise to the protein MITRRQFTQGLLAQAVGPHLNIGIGAYTYHSLSVEAMIEQLQALDIKEIEMSRGEFMNFNKPPRAKFEDFRRRIDAAGIRCVSYYAPTIKERNDLDGAIVFAKILGCTNITGDPTGGILKYVDERMTAEGLSFGVHNHYFKNRKFDYESPEDILGALKGLSKTVGCTLDLGHIVSCGYDTLDAVRKLGPRLKLVHLKDIQAAGGEVNVPLGTGLCKIPEVMQELRSQGFRGLVAFEYEKEGNINEDVRRQIAYARQHA